One window of the Archangium primigenium genome contains the following:
- the greA gene encoding transcription elongation factor GreA produces the protein MSGSGNIPMTPSGLRKLKDELKHLQSVERGKISREIEVARAHGDLRENAEYHAAKEKQSHIEGRILNLNDWIARAEVIDTAKLGGDKVVFGATVELLDLETDKTVTYRLVGELEADLKKRWIAVTSPVASALIGKKKGDTVTVRSPGGEREYDVQDIRFEDPDEGASEG, from the coding sequence GGGAACATTCCGATGACGCCCTCGGGGTTGCGGAAGCTCAAGGACGAGCTCAAGCACCTCCAGTCCGTGGAGCGCGGCAAGATCTCCCGGGAGATCGAGGTGGCGCGGGCCCACGGCGATCTGCGCGAGAACGCCGAGTACCACGCGGCCAAGGAGAAGCAGTCCCACATCGAGGGACGCATCCTGAACCTCAACGACTGGATCGCCCGCGCCGAGGTGATCGACACGGCCAAGCTGGGCGGTGACAAGGTCGTCTTCGGGGCCACGGTGGAGCTGCTGGACCTGGAGACCGACAAGACGGTCACCTACCGGCTGGTGGGCGAGCTGGAGGCCGATCTCAAGAAGCGGTGGATCGCCGTGACGTCGCCGGTGGCCAGCGCCCTCATCGGCAAGAAGAAGGGCGACACCGTGACGGTGCGCAGCCCGGGCGGCGAGCGCGAGTACGACGTGCAGGACATCCGCTTCGAGGACCCCGACGAGGGCGCGTCCGAGGGCTGA